The nucleotide sequence ATAACCAGCCTTGCAATTATCAAAGGTAACCTGCCAGCCCGTGTTCTCGGTCTGGTGATTGAATGGGCAACAAATAACAAAGATGAGCTTCTTTTAAACTGGCATCGTATTGAAAATAATATACCACCGGAAAAGATTAAACCTTTGGAATAGTTGTCATACAATTAAACTTGAAA is from Sphingobacteriales bacterium and encodes:
- a CDS encoding DUF4160 domain-containing protein, encoding MPQISRFFGIIICMYFDNHYPPHFHAIYNEYEAEISITSLAIIKGNLPARVLGLVIEWATNNKDELLLNWHRIENNIPPEKIKPLE